The DNA segment GAAACTGATGGTGACGCGCAGCGGCTACGCATACTGAACGCGGGTTGTCCGCCTAAAACTCATTTTACGCCTGTATAGAAGGCATGTCCCGCCCGCCGGGTTTCTTCCGTCTGGCCTGACCGCTGTGTTACACTCTGAGCGTCAGATTGGCATAAGCGTAAGCAATGGGTTTCTCGTCCACGTACCCCGGTTGTCCGAACCCGTATCGGCGCGCTCCGGCGTGTCCTGTACACACTCACGGACAAGAGTAGGGGCAAAGGCAGGCACAACATGGCAGAAGTTATCCTGGAACACATCGAAAAGATGTACGGCAGCAAGCAGCACGCGGTAAAGGACTTCAATCTTCATATTCAAGACCGCGAGTTCATGGTCTTCGTGGGACCGTCCGGCTGTGGCAAGTCCACCACCCTGCGGATGATCGCGGGCCTGGAAGACATCAGCGACGGCATCCTCAAGATCGGTGACCGCGTGGTCAACGACGTGCCGCCCAAGGACCGCGACATCGCGATGGTGTTCCAGAACTACGCGTTGTACCCGCATATGAACGTGTACGAGAACATGGCCTTTGGCCTGAAGCTCCGCAAGACGCCCAAGGACGAGATCGAGCGCCGCGTGCGTGACGCCGCCAAAATTCTCCAGATCGAGCACCTGCTGGGCCGCAAGCCCAAGGAACTCTCTGGCGGTCAGCGTCAGCGTGTGGCGATGGGCCGCGCCATCGTGCGCGAACCCGCCGTGTTCCTGATGGACGAGCCGCTGTCTAACCTGGACGCCAAGCTGCGCGTGGAAATGCGCTCGCAGATCAACCAGCTTCACCGCCGCCTGGGCGCAACCATCGTCTACGTGACCCACGATCAGGTGGAAGCCATGACGCTGGGCAACCGGATCGTGGTGATGCGTGACGGCCTGATCATGCAGGTCGATACCCCGATGAACCTCTACGATTTCCCGCAGAACAAATTTGTGGCGGGCTTTATCGGCAGCCCCAGCATGAACCTGATCACGGGCACCGTGAAGAATGGTCAGTTCATGGTCGGCAACGATCCTGTGGCCGCGATGGGCAAGCTGGCGCAGAGCCTGAAAGCCTACGAGGGCAAGGAAGTCCTGATGGGCATCCGCCCCGAACACATCGGGCTGATCGGGCTGACCGAGACGCCGGTGGGGACCAACGTGATTCATGGCAAAGTCGTGGTCGTCGAGCCGCTGGGCGCGCAGACCGATCTGATCGTGGAAGTGGCCGGGCAGGACATGACGGTCAAGGTGGAAGGTCAGGCGCTGGTGCAACCCGGCGACGACATCGAACTGGTCATTGATCAGAC comes from the Deinococcus sp. AJ005 genome and includes:
- a CDS encoding ABC transporter ATP-binding protein: MAEVILEHIEKMYGSKQHAVKDFNLHIQDREFMVFVGPSGCGKSTTLRMIAGLEDISDGILKIGDRVVNDVPPKDRDIAMVFQNYALYPHMNVYENMAFGLKLRKTPKDEIERRVRDAAKILQIEHLLGRKPKELSGGQRQRVAMGRAIVREPAVFLMDEPLSNLDAKLRVEMRSQINQLHRRLGATIVYVTHDQVEAMTLGNRIVVMRDGLIMQVDTPMNLYDFPQNKFVAGFIGSPSMNLITGTVKNGQFMVGNDPVAAMGKLAQSLKAYEGKEVLMGIRPEHIGLIGLTETPVGTNVIHGKVVVVEPLGAQTDLIVEVAGQDMTVKVEGQALVQPGDDIELVIDQTRLHAFDTATEQAIDRGTALGKRGQADTPDLGYEYPGVAKKGAEAILSKERMAASSD